GACGAGGTATCCGATCAGGAAAATGAAATAAGCCGCGAGAACGACCGCAGACACACGCTGTGCCATCCAGTCATAGAGGCCCGAACGCGAAAGGTTCGTAACGCTGGTTACCATATCCAAACTCCTGCCAGAACGATCAGCACCACGGAAATGGCGATGATGATTTTCGAGCCCAGGCGGCCGCCTTCGAGCGTCTCACCGATACCCGCATCCATGATCAAGTGGCGCACACCGGCTACCAGGTGATACAGCAGAGCGGACAGGAGGCCCCATGCTACGAACTTGGCCAGCGGGCTGGTCAAGCATGCCTTCACCTCGGCGTATCCTTCCTCGGAACCCAGGGATTTGCTCAATGCATAAAGCATGATGCCCAAGCCCAGGAACAGGATGATGCCGGAAACACGGTGCAGGAACGACGTAACGCCGGTGATGGGGAGTTTGATGGTCCTTAGGTCTAGGTTTACAGGTCGTTGGCTATTCACGGCTTTTTTTCACACTGAAGAGCCCCTAACAATCAGGGCAAAGTTGTTGGGGAGTGCACTGGTCAGGTAAGCACCACCCAGGGAGTGCGACCCCCAATGAAAGCAAGCCCAAAAGCCCTTGGCGGTCGGTGGCCGAGTATAGACAGTTAGGTTACTAATGACAACGCGCACTCCTCACCCTAATAGCTGATTGCGCTGGCGGTATAAAAGGCGTAAATGGCAGTCAATTTCGACGAAAAAGTATGGTTAAAGCCTTCTGGAGCAAGACTTTAGGCAAATTGACATCTGGATTTATATCAATATAGTGGTGCGGGCCCTGCGTGGGGGGTCTGTCTGATGATTTGAAGCATAAATAGGAGGCCACATGGCTGACAAAAAAGCGCAGTTGATCATCGAGGGCGCAGCCCCCGTCGAGCTGCCCATTTTAACCGGCACCGTTGGTCCCGATGTTATCGACGTACGGGGCCTGACGGCCACGGGCCGTTTCACATTCGACCCAGGCTTCATGTCGACCGCCTCTTGCGAGTCGAAGATCACCTACATCGATGGTGACAATGGTATTTTGCTGCACCGCGGCTACCCGATCGAACAGCTGGCTGAACAGTCGGACTACCTGGAAACCTGCTACCTGCTGCTAAATGGCGAATTGCCAACAGCCGAGCAGAAAGCCCAGTTCGTCAGCACCGTGAAGAACCACACCATGGTTCACGAGCAGTTGAAGACCTTCTTCAACGGCTTCCGTCGCGACGCCCACCCGATGGCCGTCATGTGCGGTGTAGTCGGCGCCCTGTCGGCCTTCTATCACGACTCCCTGGACATCAATAACCCGCAGCATCGCGAAATTTCCGCGATCCGCCTGGTTGCCAAGATGCCCACCCTGGCCGCAATGGTTTACAAGTACTCCATGGGTCAACCCATGATGTACCCGCGCAACGACCTGACGTACGCGGAAAACTTCCTGCACATGATGTTCAACACCCCGTGCGAGATCAAACCGATCAGCCCGGTGCTGGCCGCCGCGATGGACAAGATCTTCATCCTTCACGCCGACCACGAGCAGAACGCCTCCACCTCTACCGTACGCCTGGCCGGTTCTTCGGGTGCCAACCCGTTCGCCTGTATCGCCGCCGGTATCGCCGCACTGTGGGGCCCTGCCCACGGCGGTGCGAACGAAGCCGTATTGACCATGCTGGATGAAATCGGCGATGTCTCGAACATCGACAAATTCATCGCCAAGGCCAAGGACAAGAACGATCCGTTCAAGCTGATGGGCTTCGGTCACCGCGTTTACAAGAACCGCGACCCACGCGCCACCGTGATGAAAAAGACCTGCGACGAAGTGTTGAAGGAACTGGGCATCAAGAACGATCCGCAACTCGAACTGGCCATGCGCCTGGAAGAGATCGCCCTGACCGACCCGTACTTCATCGAACGCTCGCTGTACCCGAACGTCGACTTCTACTCGGGGATCATCCTCAAGGCGATCGGCATTCCAACCAGCATGTTCACCGTGATCTTCGCCCTGGCACGTACTGTCGGCTGGATCTCGCACTGGAAAGAAATGCTCTCCAGCCCGTACAAGATTGGCCGTCCACGCCAGCTGTACACCGGCTACGAGTCGCGTGATATCACCAAACTGGAAGATCGCAAGTAAGCATCTAACTATTTGGTCTTAAAAACGGCCTCCTTTCACAAGGAGGCCGTTTTTATTTGTGCAGGAATTGAGAAACAGTTTTGTGATATCCACCCACAATAAAAGCAAAAAAATGCCCCGATCTCACGACCGGGGCATTTTTTTGTAACCGTTACCAATCTTAGTGGTTAACCGCCCCACTCGCCCCCAGGCCAGTCTGCGAACGCACAAACTGCGGGAAGTACAGCGCACGCTCTTTCTCTGCCGCCGCCGACTTGTCGGTGATGGAGAAGAACCAGATGCCGACGAACGCAATGATCATCGAGAACAGCGCCGGGTATTCGTAAGGGAAGATGGCTTTTTCATGGTGCAGGATCGACACCCAGATGGTCGGGCCGAGGATCATCAGGCCGACGGCACTGATCAAGCCCAGCCAGCCGCCAATCATGGCGCCACGGGTGGTGAGGTTTTTCCAGTACATGGAAAGCAGCAGTACCGGGAAGTTACAGCTGGCAGCAATCGAGAATGCCAGGCCGACCATGAACGCGATGTTCTGGCTTTCGAACAGGATACCCAGGCCGATCGCCAACACGCCCAACGCCACGGTGGTGATCTTCGACACGCGAATCTCATCTTTCTCGTTGGCCTTGCCCTTCTTGATCACACTGGCGTACAGGTCATGGGACACCGCCGAAGCACCGGCCAGGGTCAAACCGGCAACCACCGCCAGGATGGTGGCAAACGCCACAGCCGAGATGAAGCCCAGGAAAATGCTGCCACCCACCGCGTTGGCCAGGTGCACCGCCGCCATGTTGTTACCGCCGAGCAAGGCGCCTGCAGCATCCTTGAACGCCGGGTTGGTGCTCACCAGCAGGATCGCGCCAAAGCCGATGATGAACGTCAGGATATAGAAGTAACCAATGAAGCCGGTGGCATACAACACGCTCTTGCGCGCTTCCTTGGCGTCGCTGACGGTGAAGAAGCGCATCAGGATATGCGGCAGGCCGGCAGTACCGAACATCAGCGCCAGGCCCAGCGAGAATGCCGAGATCGGATCTTTCACCAGGCCGCCGGGGCTCATGATCGCCTCACCTTTAGGGTGAACCTTGATCGCCTCGGAAAACAGCATGTTGAAGTCGAAGTTGACGTGCTTCATCACCATCAGCGCCATGAACGAAGCACCGGACAGCAACAGCACCGCCTTGATGATCTGCACCCAAGTGGTCGCCAGCATGCCGCCGAACAACACGTACATGCACATCAGGATACCCACCAGGATCACCGCGACGTGGTAGTCCAGGCCAAACAGCAGCTGGATCAGCTTGCCCGCACCGACCATCTGCGCGATCAGGTAGAACGCCACCACCACCAGCGAACCACAGGCCGACAGGCTGCGGATCTGGGTTTGCCCGAGGCGATAGGACGCCACGTCGGCAAAGGTGTACTTGCCCAGGTTACGCAGGCGCTCGGCGATCAGGAACAGAATGATCGGCCAGCCCACCAGAAAGCCGATCGAGTAGATCAGGCCATCGTAGCCGGAGGTGAACACCAGCGCGGAAATCCCCAGGAAAGACGCCGCCGACATATAGTCACCGGCAATCGCCAGGCCGTTCTGGAAACCGGTGATCTTGCCGCCGGCCGCATAGTAGTCGGCCGCCGACTTGTTGCGCTTGGACGCCCAGTAAGTGATGCACAGGGTGGCGCCGACAAACGCGACAAACATCACGATAGCGGATACGTTCAGCGGTTGTTTGTGCACTTCACCAGTCAATGCATCCGCCGCCCAAACGGCCGGTGCAAACAGCGAAGCGACGAATATAGCCAATAGACGCCGGATCATTGCGCAGCCTCCTTGAGAATCGCATTGTTCAGGTCGTCAAATTCGCCATTGGCCCGACGCACATAGATCGCGGTCAGGATGAAAGCGGACACAATCAGTCCGACGCCCAGGGGAATGCCCCAGGTAATCGAAGACCCAGGGCTGAGTTTGGCGCCCAGCACTTGTGGCCCGTAGGCAATCAACAGGATGAAAGCGGAGTAAAGCCCTAGCATGATCGCCGAGAGAATCCAGGCGAACCTTTCCCTTTTTCTGACCAGCTCCTTGAAACGCGGGCTGTTTTGAATCGAGAGGTAAATGCTGTCGTTCATTGTTTTTATCCTCGCAGCACAGCTTTTTATTATTTTGGAACATATCCACTGTATGCGGCTGCGGAACAGGTTCCAGACGACCTTAGTAGTAGATCGAGATGGCCACTTAGCAAGTTTTGCGGGCAACAAATAAACAACAGCCTTAATACAGGCAAAAAAATGTGGGAGCGGGCTTGCTCGCGAAGGCGGTGTGTCAGTCAGCACATGCATTGACTGACACACCGCCTTCGCGAGCAAGCCTGCTCCCACAGTAGGGTTGTGGTGGGGCTTCTAAAGGGTTAGTGCTTTATTTAGCGGTCCACTCCGCGACACGTTCAGGGTGCTTGGCGACCCAATCCTTGGCCGCGGCATCAGGCTTGGCGCCCTCTTGAATCGCCAGCATGACTTCGCCGATTTCGTCCTTGGAGGCCCACTGGAATTTCTTCAGGAAAGCGGCGACTTCCGGCGCTTTCTTCTCCAGGCCCTTGCTGCCGATGCTGTTGACGGTCTCAGCAGCACCATAAATCCCTTTTGGGTCGTCGAGGAAACGCAGTTTCCACTTGGCGAACATCCAGTGCGGCACCCAGCCGGTCACGGCAATGGATTCCTGCTTGTCTTCGGCGCGGGTCAGTTCGGCGATCATCGCCGCACCCGAGCTGGCTTGCAGTTTGTAGTCCAGGCCATAGGCCTTGATCGCTTCGTCGGTCTTGAGCATCACGCCTGAACCGGCGTCGATGCCAACGATCTTGTTCTTGAAGGTGGTGTCGGTCTTGAGGTCTTCGATGGACTTGGCCTTGACGTACTCCGGCACGATCAAGCCGATCTTCGCATCCTTGAAGTTGGGGCCATAGTCGACCACCTTGTCCTTGTTCTTGGTCCAATACTCACCGTGGGTCACAGGCAGCCAGGCGGACAGCATGGCGTCGAGTTTGCCGGTGGCCACGCCTTGCCACATGATCCCGGTGGCGACAGCCTGCAGTTTCACGTCATAACCGAGCTTTTGCTTGATCACCTCTGCCGCCACATGGGTGGTGGCAACGCTGTCGGACCAGCCATCTACATAGCCGATGCTCAGGGTTTTGCTGTCGGCGCTGGCCAGTGTGGAGCCCATCGCAACTACCAGAGTGGCAGCTGCGCCCAAGAGTCGTCGCATCTTCATAATACTTCCCCGAAAGTGCTGCGCCCGACGGATGCCGAGCGACGTCAACCTGTTGTTATAGGGTGCATCGCGCCCCCTTCACGCGCGTCGATCACGGTGGTGCGCCGCCAGTGGAGTGCTGACACATCGATCATCAACCTGCCGGAGCCTTGGACCTGCTCTGTCAGCGACCTCGGGTAAGCAAGAAACGACATCACATCGCCAGCAGGACAGTTCCTAGGACTTGGCGTCAAAATCCCGCCCGAACTTTGCATGTCTAAATTATGCAGCCCCACTGGGACGGGTCAAATCCGGGTAAGATGCGCGCCTTTGCTCCCCCAGATAAGCTGACCATGCCCGCGACTGCCCGCTTCCCTGCCCTGCCCTATTTCTGCGCACTGCTCCTCGGCGTGCTTGCCCTTGCCGGCTATTGGTACGGCCTCGGCCGGCCGGTGGTGCTGCCGGATGTGGCCAGCGCCAGCCACAAGATGCAATGCGCGTCTTACACGCCGTTTGACAAGGACCAGTCACCGTTCGACCAGCCGTTCAAACTGCGCCCCGAGCGCATGGACGCTGACCTGGCACTGCTGGCCACCCGTTTTGAATGCATCCGCACTTACTCCATGACGGGCCTGGAAGCCCTGCCAGGCATGGCGCGCAAGCATGGTTTGAAGGTGATGGCCGGTGCCTGGGTCAGCAGCGACCCGGTGGCCACCGAGAAAGAAATCAACGAGCTGATCACTGCCGCCAATGCCAACCCCGATGTGGTCACCTCGGTGATCGTCGGTAACGAGGCGCTGCTGCGCAAGGAAGTCACCGCCAAGCAGTTGGTAGCACTGATTCACCAGGTTAAAAGCCAGATCAAGCAGCCGGTTACCTACGCCGATGTGTGGGAATTCTGGCTGCAGCACCCGGAAATCGCCCCGGCGGTGGATTTCCTGACCATTCACCTGCTGCCCTACTGGGAAGATGACCCATCGGGCATCGACCAGGCCCTCAAGCATGTAGGCGATGTGCGCCAGACCTTCGGCAACAAGTTCGCCCCTAAAGATGTACTGATCGGCGAGACCGGCTGGCCCAGCGAAGGCCGCCAGCGCGAAACGGCGGTGCCAAGCCGGGTCAACGAGGCCAAGTTCATGCGTGGTTTTGTGGCCATGGCCGAGGCCAATGGCTGGCGCTACAACCTGATCGAAGCGTTTGACCAGCCGTGGAAACGCGCCAGTGAAGGTGCCGTTGGGGGTTACTGGGGCTTGTTTGATGCTGATCGCCAGGACAAGGGCATTCTGGCCGGGCCGGTGAGCAACGTGCCGTATTGGCCGTTGTGGCTGGGCGTCGGCGGCCTGATCCTGCTGGGCACTCTGGCACTCGGCGGCCGTGTGCACAGCGCACGTGCCGCATTCATGCTGCCATTGCTCGGCGCAGTGGCCGCTTGCTCCATTGGCACTTGGGCCGAGCTGACCCGAGTTACCGCTCGTTTCAACGATGAATGGGTGTGGGCGGGTTTACTGGTGGTGTTGAATCTGTTGGTACTGGCCCATGCCGCACTGGCTCTAAGCGCTCGGGAAGCTTGGCGGGAACGCGCCTTTAACTGGCTGGAACAACGCGCCGGCTGGCTGGTGGCAATCGCCGGGTTCGCAGGGGCTGTGATGATGCTGGCGCTGGTGTTTGACCCGCGCTATCGCAGCTTCCCAAGTGCGGCGCTGGTGTTGCCGGCCCTGGTTTACCTGGTTCGCCCGGTCACCGGGCCGCGTCGGGAGATTGCGCTGCTGGCCTTCATTATTGGCGCCGGCATTGCGCCGCAGCTGTATCGCGAGGGCTTGCTGAACCAGCAGGCGTGGGGTTGGGCGGTGGTCAGCGGGTTGATGGTGGTGGCTTTGTGGCGGTGCTTGCGGGTGCGTAAGGCTTAAGACCGCTAGCGCAGCGGTGCGCCGATTCGACAAGCCAGCTCCCACATCCGACCGCATTTCAAGGGATGTACTCGGTCAAATGTGTGGGGCTTGCTCGCGAAGTGACCCTATCAGACCAACCGAGGCTTCCTGACCAACCGCAACCCCGCAATCACCACCGCAAACACCGCAAACGTGGTGTTGTACAACGCCAGTGCCGGCAACCCGAACACCATCCCCAACACCGCCAAACCCCAGCCCGCTCGCCCTGGCACAAAAAACGCCAGCACCGACGTGACCAATGCGGCCCAGCCCAACACCTTGAAGTGAATCATCAGCCCCAGGTTCGAACGCAGTTGGCATTCCCAGCGGCTGGCCTCGTCAACGCAGATCCCCACCCACTGGCCGTCTTCCATAAAACCGTAACGGGCGCCATAACTGGCGGCCAGCCATAACGGCAAGGCGATAAGCAGCAGGATAAGTGGCAAACGACGGGACATGGCAAACTCCGATAAGCAAAAACGGCGCTCAGCTTAATCCCACGGCGGCCGTTAGCAAGGTGTGTACGCAGATAACTGTTCATCAAGGCGCTGCAAAGTGTATCTTCTGGCTACTATTACCCCGATTCCGTGGTTTTTTTCCGAATTTTCGTGCCGAGGGCTGGCACTTCGGTGGCAACGCGGTGGTCATAGCCTGCGAACTTCATTCAGCACGTTTCCTCTTAGGGATTAAGTCATGCTCCGTTCCTTGCGCTGCGCTGCCTTGCTGGGCAGCCTATTTTTGAGTGCGTCAGCACTGGCCGTCGATGTCGACCAGGCCACTTATGGCTTCCCTTTGACGAACCCGTTCGAGGCGACCATTGCCACCACCCCGCCGGACCTGCGGCCTAAATTGCCCAGCAACGACGAGATCAACCAGTCCGATTACACCCTCAACATGCGCCCTGAGCGTGAATTCAGCCTGCCGGACAACTTCTGGGCAGTGAAGAAACTCACCTACCGCATCGCCAAACAGGACCACGCCGCGCCGCTGATCTTCCTGATCGCAGGCACGGGCGCCCGGTTTGACAGCAGCATCAACGAATACCTGAAAAAGCTCTATTACCAGGCCGGCTACCACGTGGTGCAGCTGTCATCGCCCACCAGCTTCGACTTCATCAGCGCCGCCTCGCGCTTCGCCACCCCGGGTATCACCCAGGAAGACGCCGAAGACATGTACCGCGTGATGCAAGCGGTGCGTGCGCAAAACGCCTCGCTGCCGGTGACCGACTTCTACCTCACCGGCTACAGCCTCGGCGCCCTGGATGCAGCGTTTGTCAGCAAGCTCGACGAGACCCGCCGCAGCTTCAACTTCAAGAAAGTGCTGCTGCTCAACCCGCCGGTCAACCTCTACACCTCGATCACCAACCTGGACAAGCTGGTACAGACCGAGGTCAAGGGCATCAACAACACCACGACCTTCTATGAGCTGGTACTGGCCAAACTGACGCGCTACTTCCAGCAAAAGGGCTACATCGACCTCAATGACGCCCTGCTCTACGACTTCCAGAACTCCAAGCAGCACTTGACCAACGAACAGATGGCCATGCTGATCGGCACCTCGTTCCGCTTCTCGGCGGCCGACATTGCCTTTACCTCGGACCTGATCAACCGTCGTGGGCTGATCATCCCGCCGAAATACCCGATCACCGAAGGCACCAGCCTCACGCCGTTCCTCAAGCGTGCCCTGCAATGCGACTTCGACTGCTACCTCACCGAACAAGTGATCCCGATGTGGCGCGCCCGCTCCGACGGCGGCAGCCTGCTGCAACTGGTTGACCAGGTCAGCCTGTACGCACTCAAGGACTACCTGCACGACAGCCCGAAAATCGCGGTCATGCACAACGCCGACGACGTGATCCTCGGCCCGGGCGACCTCGGCTTCCTGCGTAAAACCTTCGGCGATCGCTTGACCGTCTACCCGCTGGGCGGCCATTGCGGCAACCTTAATTACCGCGTCAACG
The window above is part of the Pseudomonas sp. KBS0710 genome. Proteins encoded here:
- a CDS encoding glycosyl hydrolase family 17 protein, with amino-acid sequence MPATARFPALPYFCALLLGVLALAGYWYGLGRPVVLPDVASASHKMQCASYTPFDKDQSPFDQPFKLRPERMDADLALLATRFECIRTYSMTGLEALPGMARKHGLKVMAGAWVSSDPVATEKEINELITAANANPDVVTSVIVGNEALLRKEVTAKQLVALIHQVKSQIKQPVTYADVWEFWLQHPEIAPAVDFLTIHLLPYWEDDPSGIDQALKHVGDVRQTFGNKFAPKDVLIGETGWPSEGRQRETAVPSRVNEAKFMRGFVAMAEANGWRYNLIEAFDQPWKRASEGAVGGYWGLFDADRQDKGILAGPVSNVPYWPLWLGVGGLILLGTLALGGRVHSARAAFMLPLLGAVAACSIGTWAELTRVTARFNDEWVWAGLLVVLNLLVLAHAALALSAREAWRERAFNWLEQRAGWLVAIAGFAGAVMMLALVFDPRYRSFPSAALVLPALVYLVRPVTGPRREIALLAFIIGAGIAPQLYREGLLNQQAWGWAVVSGLMVVALWRCLRVRKA
- a CDS encoding cation acetate symporter — encoded protein: MIRRLLAIFVASLFAPAVWAADALTGEVHKQPLNVSAIVMFVAFVGATLCITYWASKRNKSAADYYAAGGKITGFQNGLAIAGDYMSAASFLGISALVFTSGYDGLIYSIGFLVGWPIILFLIAERLRNLGKYTFADVASYRLGQTQIRSLSACGSLVVVAFYLIAQMVGAGKLIQLLFGLDYHVAVILVGILMCMYVLFGGMLATTWVQIIKAVLLLSGASFMALMVMKHVNFDFNMLFSEAIKVHPKGEAIMSPGGLVKDPISAFSLGLALMFGTAGLPHILMRFFTVSDAKEARKSVLYATGFIGYFYILTFIIGFGAILLVSTNPAFKDAAGALLGGNNMAAVHLANAVGGSIFLGFISAVAFATILAVVAGLTLAGASAVSHDLYASVIKKGKANEKDEIRVSKITTVALGVLAIGLGILFESQNIAFMVGLAFSIAASCNFPVLLLSMYWKNLTTRGAMIGGWLGLISAVGLMILGPTIWVSILHHEKAIFPYEYPALFSMIIAFVGIWFFSITDKSAAAEKERALYFPQFVRSQTGLGASGAVNH
- the sdhC gene encoding succinate dehydrogenase, cytochrome b556 subunit translates to MNSQRPVNLDLRTIKLPITGVTSFLHRVSGIILFLGLGIMLYALSKSLGSEEGYAEVKACLTSPLAKFVAWGLLSALLYHLVAGVRHLIMDAGIGETLEGGRLGSKIIIAISVVLIVLAGVWIW
- the gltA gene encoding citrate synthase encodes the protein MADKKAQLIIEGAAPVELPILTGTVGPDVIDVRGLTATGRFTFDPGFMSTASCESKITYIDGDNGILLHRGYPIEQLAEQSDYLETCYLLLNGELPTAEQKAQFVSTVKNHTMVHEQLKTFFNGFRRDAHPMAVMCGVVGALSAFYHDSLDINNPQHREISAIRLVAKMPTLAAMVYKYSMGQPMMYPRNDLTYAENFLHMMFNTPCEIKPISPVLAAAMDKIFILHADHEQNASTSTVRLAGSSGANPFACIAAGIAALWGPAHGGANEAVLTMLDEIGDVSNIDKFIAKAKDKNDPFKLMGFGHRVYKNRDPRATVMKKTCDEVLKELGIKNDPQLELAMRLEEIALTDPYFIERSLYPNVDFYSGIILKAIGIPTSMFTVIFALARTVGWISHWKEMLSSPYKIGRPRQLYTGYESRDITKLEDRK
- a CDS encoding DUF485 domain-containing protein, which translates into the protein MNDSIYLSIQNSPRFKELVRKRERFAWILSAIMLGLYSAFILLIAYGPQVLGAKLSPGSSITWGIPLGVGLIVSAFILTAIYVRRANGEFDDLNNAILKEAAQ
- a CDS encoding glycine betaine ABC transporter substrate-binding protein, with product MKMRRLLGAAATLVVAMGSTLASADSKTLSIGYVDGWSDSVATTHVAAEVIKQKLGYDVKLQAVATGIMWQGVATGKLDAMLSAWLPVTHGEYWTKNKDKVVDYGPNFKDAKIGLIVPEYVKAKSIEDLKTDTTFKNKIVGIDAGSGVMLKTDEAIKAYGLDYKLQASSGAAMIAELTRAEDKQESIAVTGWVPHWMFAKWKLRFLDDPKGIYGAAETVNSIGSKGLEKKAPEVAAFLKKFQWASKDEIGEVMLAIQEGAKPDAAAKDWVAKHPERVAEWTAK
- a CDS encoding serine/threonine protein kinase: MLRSLRCAALLGSLFLSASALAVDVDQATYGFPLTNPFEATIATTPPDLRPKLPSNDEINQSDYTLNMRPEREFSLPDNFWAVKKLTYRIAKQDHAAPLIFLIAGTGARFDSSINEYLKKLYYQAGYHVVQLSSPTSFDFISAASRFATPGITQEDAEDMYRVMQAVRAQNASLPVTDFYLTGYSLGALDAAFVSKLDETRRSFNFKKVLLLNPPVNLYTSITNLDKLVQTEVKGINNTTTFYELVLAKLTRYFQQKGYIDLNDALLYDFQNSKQHLTNEQMAMLIGTSFRFSAADIAFTSDLINRRGLIIPPKYPITEGTSLTPFLKRALQCDFDCYLTEQVIPMWRARSDGGSLLQLVDQVSLYALKDYLHDSPKIAVMHNADDVILGPGDLGFLRKTFGDRLTVYPLGGHCGNLNYRVNADAMLEFFRG